A portion of the Drosophila sechellia strain sech25 chromosome 2R, ASM438219v1, whole genome shotgun sequence genome contains these proteins:
- the LOC6618862 gene encoding uncharacterized protein LOC6618862, whose product MAPRGKVEFVLVRLAFVPYINPLYPRISYQIRKHAPTGSIIQVRDWFEHVMMRERSKLPPDANIRYAEWRIITGDMELFQVQGVRFDKIMLVLGEENISWVFYQNTPLFRRIEGSACFPVSYCGCCLNNQYLDIMAKIKQTVSRKKIR is encoded by the exons ATGGCTCCGCGAGGGAAAGTGGAATTTGTGCTGGTGCGTTTGGCCTTTGTTCCTTACAT AAATCCGCTGTACCCGCGCATCAGCTACCAGATCAGAAAGCATGCTCCCACTGGATCGATCATCCAAGTGCGCGATTGGTTCGAGCACGTGATGATGCGGGAGCGCTCCAAGCTGCCCCCCGATGCGAATATACGCTACGCAGAGTGGCGCATCATCACCGGCGACATGGAGCTGTTTCAGGTGCAGGGTGTCCGCTTCGACAAGATCATGCTGGTGCTGGGCGAGGAAAACATCTCGTGGGTGTTCTATCAGAACACGCCGCTTTTCCGCCGTATCGAGGGCAGCGCCTGCTTCCCTGTTAGCTACTGCGGATGCTGCCTGAACAACCAGTACCTGGACATCATGGCGAAAATCAAACAAACTGTGTCACGGAAAAAGATAcgatga
- the LOC6618863 gene encoding RNA-binding protein 28 yields MELKKMKPLKDDAAESESPPETVARKRRNPFNTQRLKEEKERRQKKRARLIVRNISYKSTEDSLREHFGQWGTLEDVHILKRGDGKLVGCAFVQYETINQATKAILNSNGKELLGRKVFVDWALGKDEYVSKNPKDEEPDEKKPKVEVKEENGDEKEVKEESEPEVGKEDESSGEDSDAESGEDEEGAEESEDEENDEDHKENKDELKSKLDIENVKREKQISNDVQEGCTVFIKNVPFDAEDADLRKACRKFGLVSYAIINRQAVSGHSKGTAFVKFKAKESADLCLQAGTEFKLMDEVLDPHPALSREEMKSKQSQENKKDDAKDSRNLYLAREGLIMAGAKAADGVSASDMAKRHELEQVKTQVLKNLNRFVSRNRLSIHNLPQNYDNEKLKQMALTYTGFRPHECRVMREHKVTPEHPQGKSKGFGFLSFDTHQRALAALRKLNNNPNIFGTQSRPIVAFSIEDRAVHKIKEKRTERSKQNNPTYQNKQQERKERRQQKRNGQNTKTPVPQADNKSKLQKHIKKLEASRAAKAEGKVAEKKQLSDVQGDFVGTAAKPGTSLKMRSKKKIVEQAKEHLKKVKTEKRKQKNKKIRESHLAERKANNRPKQGRKKETDDLRPLINKYKNMISGNQGGGGVTGGKIKKPKRTKWYTE; encoded by the exons ATGGAacttaaaaaaatgaaacctTTAAAAGACGACGCTGCCGAATCCGAATCCCCGCCAGAAACGGTGGCCCGGAAGCGCCGCAACCCGTTTAATACACAGAGGCTCAAGGAAGAGAAGGAGCGCCGCCAGAAAAAGCGAGCGCGTCTCATCGTTCGCAACATCAGTTACAAGTCCACGGAGGATTCGCTTCGCGAGCATTTTGGGCAGTGGGGCACGCTGGAGGATGTGCACATCCTGAAACGCGGTGACGGGAAGCTGGTGGGCTGCGCCTTTGTGCAGTACGAGACCATTAACCAGGCCACCAAAGCGATCCTAAACTCCAACGGCAAAGAGCTGCTCGGGAGAAAGGTATTTGTGGACTGGGCTTTGGGCAAGGACGAGTATGTATCAAAGAACCCGAAAGACGAGGAGCCGGATGAGAAGAAGCCAAAGGTGGAAGTGAAAGAGGAAAACGGCGACGAGAAGGAAGTCAAGGAGGAAAGCGAACCGGAAGTTGGCAAGGAAGACGAAAGTTCTGGGGAGGATTCTGATGCGGAATCCGGCGAGGATGAAGAGGGCGCTGAAGAATCTGAAGACGAAGAGAACGACGAAGACCATAAGGAGAACAAGGAcgaattaaaatcaaaattggATATCGAAAATGTCAAAAGGGAAAAGCAAATCTCCAACGACGTCCAGGAGGGCTGCACGGTCTTCATTAAAAACGTTCCCTTCGACGCAGAAGATGCCGACTTGAGAAAGGCGTGCCGCAAGTTCGGCTTGGTGAGCTACGCCATTATCAATCGCCAGGCGGTTTCTGGCCATTCCAAGGGTACAGCCTTCGTTAAGTTTAAGGCCAAGGAGTCAGCGGATCTTTGTCTGCAAGCTGGAACAGAGTTTAAGTTGATGGATGAAGTCCTGGATCCTCATCCCGCATTGAGTCGCGAGGAAATGAAGTCGAAGCAGTcgcaggaaaacaaaaaagacgATGCCAAGGACTCACGAAACCTGTATTTGGCCAGGGAAGGTCTTATCATGGCTGGAGCGAAGGCAGCCGATGGCGTTTCTGCCTCAGACATGGCCAAGCGACATGAACTTGAGCAGGTTAAGACGCAGGTGCTCAAGAACTTGAATCG GTTTGTTTCCCGCAATCGCTTGTCCATTCACAATCTCCCCCAAAACTATGACAATGAAAAGCTGAAACAAATGGCTCTGACTTACACTGGCTTCCGACCCCACGAATGCCGGGTGATGAGGGAACATAAGGTGACCCCTGAGCATCCGCAGGGCAAATCCAAGGGCTTTGGTTTCCTATCCTTCGACACACATCAGAGAGCTTTGGCCGCCCTACGGAAACTAAACAACAACCCCAATATCTTTGGAACACAGAGC CGCCCCATTGTCGCGTTCAGTATAGAGGATCGTGCTGTgcacaaaatcaaagaaaagCGAACGGAGCGCTCAAAGCAGAACAATCCCACATACCAAAACAAACAGCAGGAGCGCAAGGAGCGACGCCAGCAAAAGCGCAATGGTCAGAACACCAAAACTCCGGTTCCCCAGGCAGATAATAAAAGCAAGCTTCAGAAACATATTAAGAAGCTTGAAGCTTCGCGAGCAGCCAAAGCGGAGGGTAAAGTCGCGGAGAAAAAGCAGCTAAGCGATGTGCAAGGCGATTTTGTCGGCACGGCAGCCAAGCCGGGCACCTCGCTGAAGATGCGATCCAAAAAGAAGATTGTGGAGCAGGCCAAGGAACACCTGAAGAAGGTGAAGACCGAGAAGCGCAAGCAGAAGAACAAGAAGATACGCGAGTCCCACCTGGCAGAGCGTAAGGCTAATAATCGGCCCAAGCAGGGACGCAAGAAGGAAACGGATGACCTTCGGCCCTTAATTAATAAGTACAAGAACATGATTAGTGGAAATCAAGGAGGTGGCGGTGTTACGGGAGGTAAAATTAAGAAGCCTAAGCGCACCAAGTGGTACACGGAGTAG
- the LOC6618864 gene encoding uncharacterized protein LOC6618864: protein MCAALLRSVKLVYLRPISAKPNFQRLHTSSLLRKWRNASSGEVERKLLFGDRLPDNYKLIYRAPIESYVTWTKNISTATTTVLAVVAAYHYATTMNYLNMVQKMDIAILVSQESDLYYFVGGFLLINLAIRAFVAKYPLRIYKSSEKYVAVYGSQLPIGTVKHYFERGQIAEYKNFLNPWSHIMYRLGNRSSMLLVDYFKTPSEFHQLFATKQEI, encoded by the exons ATGTGTGCGGCCCTCTTACGAAGTGTTAAATTGGTTTATTTACGGCCAATATCAGCCAAACCGAATTTCCAGCGCCTGCA CACCAGCAGTTTGCTCCGCAAGTGGCGGAATGCGTCCTCCGGCGAAGTGGAACGGAAGCTCCTCTTTGGCGACAGGCTACCAGATAACTATAAACTGATTTACCGGGCCCCTATCGAGAGCTACGTGACCTGGACGAAGAATATATCCACTGCCACGACCACTGTACTTGCTGTGGTGGCCGCCTATCACTATGCCACAACCATGAACTACCTGAATATGGTCCAGAAAATGGACATAGCCATTCTGGTGTCCCAGGAGTCAGATCTGTACTACTTTGTGGGTGGATTTCTGCTTATAAACCTGGCGATTCGAGCTTTTGTGGCCAAATATCCACTGAGAATATACAAGAGCTCGGAAAA atatgtGGCTGTCTATGGGTCCCAACTACCCATTGGAACTGTGAAACACTATTTTGAACGCGGTCAAATAGCTGAATACAAGAATTTTTTAAATCCCTGGAGCCACATTATGTACAGACTAGGCAACCGCTCCTCGATGCTTCTGGTTGATTACTTCAAGACGCCCTCGGAGTTCCACCAGCTGTTCGCGACCAAACAAGAAATTTAG